CGCTCGCCGACCTGGACCGGCTCGCGTCGGACGGCGGGGACCGGACGCTGCGTACGCTCGCTGGACACATGCTGCTCGAGGGCGCCTGCGCTCAGTACCGCCTCCATGACGCAGCGAGGCTGCTGGATGCGACGGGTCTTCCCGATCCCGCGTTCCTCGCCGGACCGGACGGGGCTCCGCACGTCTATCTCGACCTGATCCAGACCACGTACACACGGGTGCTGGTGTGGTCGGGGCGTACCGACGCCGCGCTGGCGCACCTGGGATCGCTACCGCCGTCGGCCTCCCTCGCCGGGCAGGTCATCCTGGCGGCCTGCCACGCAGTCGCCTCAGGCCACGCGGCCGAACCGGACGTCATGCGGGGCTTCGCTGCCCAGCTGGCCGACACCTTCCCGGAGCCGGTCGACCACGTCTCAAGTGGCTTCCACCTGATGGCCGGATACGGGCTGGCGGCAGTCGGGGAGACGGCGCGGGCCGCCCGCTCGGTGATCACCGCCGGAGGCGACGCCGACCTGCCACGCCTCACCCTCATCGATCGCGCGATGAGCCTGGAGCTGCTGGTTGCGGCGGCGCTTGCCGAGGACGACCACGACGCGGCCGAGTCCTGGATCGAGCGCCAGGCGCCGCTGACCGCGTCACCGATCGCACGAGCGACGGTGTGGCGGACCCAGGCCCGCATGGCCCTCCATCGCCTCGACCTCGGCGCCGCCCTGGATCTTGCCACGCGTGCACGGGATGAGTCCGAGCGTTGCCAGCGGCCCATCGAGGTCGCTGACACGGAGGTCCTGCTGTCGCGCATCGAGATCGCCATGGACCGCGGGGCCGCGGCGCACGGCCGCCTCGCCCGTCTGGTCGATGACGCCGAGCTCGGGGGACACGCTGCGACCCGGCTCGCGGCGAACCGGGAGCTGCGCCGGATCGGTCGGCGCCTTCCGCCCCCGCGGGCCCAGGGTTGGGACGTGCTCTCCGAACGCGAGAGGGCGATCGCACTTGCTGTTGCACAAGGGCAGTCGAACCCGGCCATTGCAGCCAGCTTGCATCTCTCGCCGCACACCGTGCGAATCCACGTGTCTCGTGTCCTCGCGGCGTTCGGGGTGCCCACCCGCACGCTGCTGGCCGTGCAGCTGGCGGACCGCCTGCCACAGGTCGAGCTCCCCGCGCTCACCCCGCGCCAGCTGGACGTGGCGCGCCTGGTTGCGGAAGGGGCTCGCAACGCCGACATCTCGGAGGCGTTGGGCATCGGCGTTCGCACCGTCGAGCAGCACGTGGCGGCAGTGATGGCGCGCTGGCAAGCGGGGAGCCGCGCCGCGATCGCTGGCCTGATGGCTGCTCATGCCAACCTTTGATTAGTACGAATCCCCATGGACCCCGCTCGCCCCGGAACCCCAGACTTGTCCCGGGGTCGGCTCGACAGCGGTCCCGGGGAGCGCGGGGGTCTTCTCCGGGCCCTGCTGCGCGTTCGTGGTGCGGCGCGGGAGTGGCGCCGGGAGAACCGGTGCCGCAGGTCGGGCGATCTGGCTCTCGTGCGCGAGTAGGCTCGCCGCATGAGCGTCCGGCGCGTGATGGGCACCGAGGTCGAGTACGGCATCTCGGTCACAGGTCAACCCTCGGCAAACCCGATGGTGGCTTCGTCGCAGGTCGTCAACGCCTACGCCTCGGCGACGCTCAAGGCACGTCGGGCCCGGTGGGACTTCGAGGAGGAGTCACCGCTGCGCGACGCGCGCGGCTTCGACATGTCGCGCGCAGTCGCCGACGCGAGCCAGCTGACCGACGAGGACATGGGCCTCGCCAACGTCATCCTCACCAACGGCGCGCGGCTCTACGTCGACCATGCGCACCCCGAGTTCTCCACGCCTGAGTGCACGAATCCGCTCGACATCGTCAAGTGGGACAAGGCGGGGGAGCAGATCATGCTCGACGCCTCGATCCGGGCCGCTCAGCTGCCTGGCGGGCCCGCGATCGTGCTGTACAAGAACAACACCGACAACAAGGGCGTCTCCTACGGCGCGCACGAGAACTACCTGATGCGACGGTCCACACCGTTCTCTGACATCGTTGGCCACCTGACCCCGTTCCTCGTCAGCCGCCAGGTGGTGACCGGCGCAGGCCGTGTCGGGATCGGCCAGGATGGGCGCGGCCAGGGGTTCCAGATCAGCCAGCGGTCGGACTTCTTCGAGGTCGAGGTCGGCCTCGAGACGACATTGAAGCGCCCGATCATCAACACCCGCGACGAGCCCCATGCCGACCCGGAGAAGTACCGCCGTCTGCATGTGATCATCGGGGACGCCAACCTCGCCGAGGTGTCGACGTACCTCAAGGTCGGCACGGCCTCGCTGGTCCTGGCGATGATCGAGGACCGCTACATCACGCGCGACCTCGGCCTCGAGACCCCCGTGGCGTCCCTCCGGGCGATCAGCCACGACCCGACGTGCAAGCTGACCGTCGCGCTCAAGGACGGCCGCAGGCTGACTGCGGTCCAGCTGCAGCTGGAGTACCTCGACCTCGCCAAGAAGTACGTCGAGGACCGGCTCGGCGCCGACGCGGACGCACAGACCGTCGATGTCCTGCGCCGATGGGAGTCGGTCCTCACCCGGCTGGAGGACGACCCGATGTTGTGCGCCGGCGAGCTCGACTGGGCCGCCAAGCTCAAGCTCCTCCAGCAGTACCGCGACCGCGACGGTCTCGACTGGGACGACCACAAGCTGCATGCGATCGACCTCCAGTACGCCGACATCCGCCCCGAGAAGGGGCTCTACCACCGCCTCGTGTCGATGGGCCGGATCGAGACGCTCATCGACAAGGGGC
This genomic interval from Nocardioides cavernaquae contains the following:
- a CDS encoding helix-turn-helix transcriptional regulator; the encoded protein is MTIQARYDAPLRGALAAVMEHRPLEGVALFPGDDPVERAMRGLLLALAQEFEQAYELALAARAEATSFDGLALARGVLAFASAGWPLEPDAAIADPIDEALADLDRLASDGGDRTLRTLAGHMLLEGACAQYRLHDAARLLDATGLPDPAFLAGPDGAPHVYLDLIQTTYTRVLVWSGRTDAALAHLGSLPPSASLAGQVILAACHAVASGHAAEPDVMRGFAAQLADTFPEPVDHVSSGFHLMAGYGLAAVGETARAARSVITAGGDADLPRLTLIDRAMSLELLVAAALAEDDHDAAESWIERQAPLTASPIARATVWRTQARMALHRLDLGAALDLATRARDESERCQRPIEVADTEVLLSRIEIAMDRGAAAHGRLARLVDDAELGGHAATRLAANRELRRIGRRLPPPRAQGWDVLSERERAIALAVAQGQSNPAIAASLHLSPHTVRIHVSRVLAAFGVPTRTLLAVQLADRLPQVELPALTPRQLDVARLVAEGARNADISEALGIGVRTVEQHVAAVMARWQAGSRAAIAGLMAAHANL
- the dop gene encoding depupylase/deamidase Dop — translated: MSVRRVMGTEVEYGISVTGQPSANPMVASSQVVNAYASATLKARRARWDFEEESPLRDARGFDMSRAVADASQLTDEDMGLANVILTNGARLYVDHAHPEFSTPECTNPLDIVKWDKAGEQIMLDASIRAAQLPGGPAIVLYKNNTDNKGVSYGAHENYLMRRSTPFSDIVGHLTPFLVSRQVVTGAGRVGIGQDGRGQGFQISQRSDFFEVEVGLETTLKRPIINTRDEPHADPEKYRRLHVIIGDANLAEVSTYLKVGTASLVLAMIEDRYITRDLGLETPVASLRAISHDPTCKLTVALKDGRRLTAVQLQLEYLDLAKKYVEDRLGADADAQTVDVLRRWESVLTRLEDDPMLCAGELDWAAKLKLLQQYRDRDGLDWDDHKLHAIDLQYADIRPEKGLYHRLVSMGRIETLIDKGQVDDAMHEPPTDTRAYFRGRCLEKYSASVAAASWDSVIFDIPGRDSLQRVPTIDPLRGSKAHVGELFDRCDTAEQLFRALTG